One genomic region from Parafrankia discariae encodes:
- a CDS encoding SDR family NAD(P)-dependent oxidoreductase, whose amino-acid sequence MQISGNSALVVGGTGGLGEATVRRLHAAGAKVVVADVADEKGKALESELGIRYVHVDATSEEDILAAIAEAKTLGPLRISVDTHGGPAAGGRLVGKDGSPHSLDAFTTTVTYYLTAVFNVTRLVAAAIAQEEPLEGGARGVIVNTASIAGFEGQIGQIAYSAAKGGVISMTLVAARDLSPLGIRVNAIAPGTILTPAYGKAGEKLEAYWGPQVPFPKRMGQSPEYASLAEQLITNDYLNGEVIRLDGALRFPPK is encoded by the coding sequence ATGCAGATCAGCGGAAACTCCGCCCTCGTCGTCGGTGGAACCGGCGGCCTCGGTGAGGCCACCGTCCGCCGTCTCCACGCCGCGGGCGCGAAGGTCGTCGTGGCCGACGTCGCGGACGAGAAGGGCAAGGCACTGGAGTCCGAGCTGGGCATCCGCTATGTCCACGTGGACGCCACCTCGGAGGAGGACATCCTCGCCGCGATCGCCGAGGCCAAGACGCTGGGCCCGCTGCGGATCTCGGTCGACACCCACGGCGGCCCGGCCGCCGGTGGCCGGCTCGTCGGCAAGGACGGCTCGCCGCACAGCCTCGACGCCTTCACGACGACCGTCACGTACTACCTGACCGCGGTGTTCAACGTGACCCGGCTGGTGGCGGCCGCCATCGCCCAGGAGGAGCCGCTGGAGGGCGGGGCCCGGGGCGTCATCGTCAACACCGCGTCGATCGCCGGCTTCGAGGGGCAGATCGGCCAGATCGCCTACTCCGCCGCCAAGGGTGGCGTCATCTCCATGACGCTGGTCGCCGCGCGTGACCTCTCGCCGCTGGGCATCCGGGTGAACGCGATCGCTCCGGGCACGATCCTGACCCCGGCCTACGGCAAGGCCGGCGAGAAGCTGGAGGCCTACTGGGGCCCGCAGGTCCCGTTCCCGAAGCGGATGGGCCAGTCGCCCGAGTACGCCTCGCTCGCCGAGCAGCTCATCACCAACGACTACCTCAACGGCGAGGTCATCCGCCTCGACGGCGCGCTGCGCTTCCCGCCGAAGTAG
- a CDS encoding acyl-CoA dehydrogenase family protein, with amino-acid sequence MDVRLTTEQRELREAAARLADDLGPGSVIDLDDADRVARLEKAVAATGWRSLRSDGASGVEVALVVEEFARGLVDVPFLGPVLADDLQARSGTAAESVALAVGGEAVDARGLRAALRLVDNRIETTGVGEPVFGIDLTRTNAAVADPVTPVGELAADAAQRWQALALVVTTADILGAARGAHALACDYAKVRSQYGKTIGSFQAVAHLLAESLALIEGSVSILRYAAWAVDELDPAEALRAGRFAKVYTERAARTICETSIQVHGGIGNTWECLAHVFLRRALTSGALFPVSLEEIDLGLS; translated from the coding sequence ATGGACGTACGTCTGACGACTGAGCAGCGGGAGCTGCGCGAGGCGGCCGCCCGGCTGGCCGACGACCTCGGCCCGGGATCGGTCATCGATCTCGACGACGCCGACCGTGTGGCGCGGCTGGAGAAGGCGGTCGCCGCCACCGGGTGGCGCTCGCTGCGCTCCGACGGCGCCTCCGGGGTCGAGGTCGCCCTCGTCGTGGAGGAGTTCGCCCGCGGCCTGGTGGACGTCCCCTTCCTCGGGCCGGTGCTCGCCGACGACCTGCAGGCCAGGTCCGGCACGGCGGCCGAGTCGGTGGCGCTCGCCGTCGGTGGTGAGGCGGTGGACGCCCGCGGCCTGCGCGCCGCCCTGCGCCTGGTCGACAACCGGATCGAGACGACCGGTGTCGGCGAGCCGGTGTTCGGGATCGACCTCACCCGCACGAACGCCGCCGTCGCCGACCCCGTCACGCCGGTCGGGGAGCTCGCGGCGGACGCCGCGCAGCGCTGGCAGGCGCTGGCGCTGGTCGTCACCACCGCCGACATCCTGGGCGCCGCCCGTGGCGCGCACGCGCTGGCCTGCGACTACGCGAAGGTACGCAGCCAGTACGGCAAGACGATCGGCTCGTTCCAGGCCGTGGCCCACCTGCTCGCCGAAAGCCTCGCGCTGATCGAGGGCTCGGTCAGCATCCTGCGCTACGCCGCCTGGGCGGTCGACGAGCTGGACCCGGCGGAGGCGCTGCGGGCCGGCCGGTTCGCGAAGGTCTACACCGAGCGCGCCGCGCGGACCATCTGCGAGACGTCGATCCAGGTGCACGGCGGCATCGGCAACACCTGGGAGTGCCTCGCCCACGTCTTCCTGCGCCGCGCGCTGACGTCCGGCGCGCTGTTCCCCGTCTCTCTGGAGGAGATCGACCTTGGACTTTCGTGA
- a CDS encoding ferredoxin--NADP reductase: MPRAPLFQRATVTRTVHETADARTFVLAPREGSFTYRAGQFVTFRVQIDGEELLRSYSMSSAPETDSELMTTVKRVPGGRVSNWLIDNVGAGDEVEVTEPKGVFCLQETDVPLLGFCGGSGITPIISLAKSALSGTERTVRLLCADRDQPSMIFERALAELGEKYPDRLSVVRHLDADRGFLDDAAVKAFVGADGNADCYICGPEPFMDLVESAFPGPGRVFVERFGTPAHTEPAGPEVEGTVTIILGRKKIAVSRREGETLLESARRGGLAPPFSCESGTCATCIAKLVEGTATMRVNDALTQDEIDDGYVLTCQGVPDSHSVVVRYE, translated from the coding sequence ATGCCGAGAGCCCCTCTGTTCCAGAGGGCGACCGTCACCCGGACCGTTCACGAGACCGCTGACGCGCGTACCTTCGTGCTCGCTCCGCGCGAGGGATCGTTCACGTACCGGGCCGGCCAGTTCGTCACGTTCCGGGTGCAGATCGACGGCGAGGAGCTCCTGCGCTCGTATTCGATGTCCAGCGCCCCGGAAACCGACTCCGAGCTCATGACCACCGTAAAGCGGGTGCCGGGCGGGCGGGTGTCGAACTGGCTGATCGACAACGTCGGCGCGGGTGACGAGGTCGAGGTCACCGAACCCAAGGGTGTCTTCTGCCTGCAGGAGACCGACGTCCCCCTGCTGGGTTTCTGCGGCGGCAGCGGAATCACCCCGATCATCTCGCTCGCGAAGAGCGCGCTGTCGGGCACGGAACGCACTGTCCGACTGCTGTGCGCCGACCGGGACCAGCCATCAATGATCTTCGAGCGGGCGCTGGCGGAACTCGGCGAGAAGTACCCGGACCGTCTTTCCGTCGTGCGGCACCTCGACGCCGACCGCGGATTCCTCGACGACGCCGCCGTCAAGGCGTTCGTCGGTGCCGACGGCAACGCCGACTGCTACATCTGCGGCCCCGAGCCGTTCATGGATCTCGTCGAGAGCGCGTTTCCCGGGCCCGGACGGGTCTTCGTCGAGCGCTTCGGCACCCCGGCGCACACCGAGCCCGCCGGCCCGGAGGTCGAGGGGACCGTCACCATCATCCTCGGCCGGAAGAAGATCGCCGTCTCCCGACGGGAGGGCGAGACGCTGCTCGAAAGCGCGCGCCGCGGCGGCCTGGCCCCGCCGTTCTCCTGTGAGTCCGGAACCTGCGCCACCTGCATCGCGAAACTGGTCGAGGGCACCGCGACGATGCGGGTCAACGACGCCCTCACCCAGGACGAGATCGACGACGGCTACGTGCTGACCTGCCAGGGAGTGCCCGACTCGCACTCGGTCGTCGTCCGCTACGAGTGA
- a CDS encoding acyl-CoA dehydrogenase family protein has protein sequence MDFRDSPEEAAFRTRLQDWLAENAKKFPTSGDEYWAKAAQWHQALYEGGFFGTSWPKAYGGQELPPVYDVIVDEELARAGAPARPSLGYLVIGLGRHGSEELRQRFLPGMINGTERWCQGFSEPGAGSDLASLTTTATLEGDHYVLNGHKIWTSYSDDADWCLVLARTDPDAPRHKGISGFIVNMHQPGIEQRPLPMISGVTKEFGQVLFDGATVPADQMVGAPGEGWKLAMTVVSHEREPSTLGFTARYGKTVRNLAARLDGEPSESLRWAAVQTEMLRLHVRRRLSEQLDGLSHGPDGSLDKLLMTWVEQSVGHASLDAGGTRDAELLGTYLYSRSQSVMGGTSQIQKNIIATRIIGLEA, from the coding sequence TTGGACTTTCGTGACTCGCCGGAGGAGGCCGCCTTCCGCACGCGGCTGCAGGACTGGCTCGCCGAGAACGCGAAGAAGTTCCCGACGTCGGGTGACGAGTACTGGGCCAAGGCGGCGCAGTGGCACCAGGCCCTGTACGAGGGCGGGTTCTTCGGGACCTCCTGGCCGAAGGCGTACGGCGGCCAGGAGCTGCCGCCCGTCTACGACGTGATCGTCGACGAGGAGCTGGCCCGCGCCGGCGCGCCGGCGCGGCCGAGCCTGGGCTACCTGGTCATCGGTCTGGGCCGGCACGGCAGCGAGGAACTGCGGCAGCGGTTCCTGCCAGGCATGATCAACGGCACCGAGCGCTGGTGCCAGGGCTTCAGCGAGCCCGGCGCCGGCTCCGACCTGGCCTCCCTGACCACGACGGCCACCCTGGAGGGCGACCACTACGTCCTCAACGGCCACAAGATCTGGACGAGCTACTCCGATGACGCCGACTGGTGCCTCGTGCTCGCCCGCACCGACCCGGACGCCCCACGGCACAAGGGCATCTCCGGATTCATCGTGAACATGCACCAGCCGGGCATCGAGCAGCGCCCGCTGCCGATGATCAGCGGGGTGACCAAGGAGTTCGGCCAGGTCCTGTTCGACGGCGCGACGGTGCCGGCCGACCAGATGGTCGGCGCGCCCGGCGAGGGCTGGAAGCTGGCCATGACGGTCGTCAGCCACGAACGGGAGCCCTCGACGCTGGGCTTCACCGCGCGGTACGGAAAGACCGTGCGCAACCTGGCGGCCCGCCTGGACGGGGAGCCGTCGGAGTCGCTGCGGTGGGCCGCCGTGCAGACCGAGATGCTGCGCCTGCACGTGCGCCGGCGGCTGTCCGAGCAGCTCGACGGGCTCAGCCACGGCCCGGACGGCTCGCTGGACAAGCTGTTGATGACCTGGGTCGAGCAGTCGGTGGGGCACGCCTCGCTGGACGCGGGCGGCACTCGCGACGCCGAGCTGCTGGGCACCTACCTCTACAGTCGCTCGCAGAGCGTCATGGGCGGGACGTCGCAGATCCAGAAGAACATCATCGCGACCCGCATCATCGGTCTGGAGGCCTGA
- a CDS encoding acyl-CoA dehydrogenase family protein → MLFEFDSDQRLWQKTIHEVLVKECPPALIRGIVDEGADPAPLWRVYADLGWTELTEPSEAVELAIVLEELGWATDPTPYLATMTWFTPLAPGVAEEGRTGSAVLDGVSARRDRDGWLLSGVSRYVLDGDRADRLAVVTDAGVFVVPAADVRATRVDVFDPTLHIAEVSLPGVRVGDDARTGADPRAARDLALTGLALTVVGACRRVLELTLDHVRTREQFGAPIGSFQAVKHKAVDMHVAVERARALAYFAALTIAADDPRRRLAASMAKAAAGECQSVVFRNGVQLFGAMGFTWENDLQFALKRAVAGELLLGGAAEHRALIAEEYRAAHL, encoded by the coding sequence ATGCTGTTTGAGTTCGACTCCGACCAGCGGCTGTGGCAGAAGACGATCCACGAGGTCCTGGTAAAGGAGTGCCCGCCCGCGCTGATCCGCGGGATCGTCGACGAGGGAGCCGACCCGGCCCCGCTGTGGCGGGTCTACGCCGACCTCGGCTGGACCGAGCTCACCGAGCCCAGCGAGGCCGTGGAGCTGGCGATCGTCCTGGAGGAGCTCGGCTGGGCCACCGACCCCACCCCCTACCTGGCGACGATGACCTGGTTCACCCCGCTCGCGCCCGGGGTCGCCGAGGAGGGCCGGACCGGCAGCGCCGTCCTGGACGGCGTGTCCGCTCGGCGGGACCGCGACGGCTGGCTCCTCAGTGGCGTCTCGCGCTACGTCCTCGACGGTGACCGCGCCGACCGGCTGGCCGTCGTGACCGACGCGGGGGTCTTCGTCGTCCCCGCGGCCGACGTGCGGGCCACCCGGGTCGACGTCTTCGATCCCACGCTGCACATCGCCGAGGTCTCGCTGCCCGGAGTCCGGGTCGGCGACGACGCGCGCACGGGCGCCGACCCGCGGGCGGCCCGGGACCTCGCGCTCACCGGGCTGGCGCTCACGGTCGTCGGGGCCTGCCGCCGGGTCCTGGAGCTGACGCTCGACCATGTGCGCACCCGCGAGCAGTTCGGCGCGCCGATCGGGTCGTTCCAGGCCGTCAAGCACAAGGCGGTGGACATGCACGTGGCGGTGGAACGCGCCCGCGCGCTGGCCTACTTCGCGGCGCTGACCATCGCGGCCGACGACCCGCGCCGCCGGCTCGCCGCCTCCATGGCGAAGGCCGCCGCCGGCGAGTGCCAGTCAGTGGTGTTCCGCAACGGCGTGCAGCTGTTCGGCGCCATGGGCTTCACCTGGGAGAACGACCTGCAGTTCGCGCTCAAGCGGGCAGTCGCCGGCGAGCTGCTGCTCGGCGGCGCCGCCGAGCACCGGGCGCTGATCGCCGAGGAGTACCGTGCAGCTCACCTTTGA
- a CDS encoding TetR/AcrR family transcriptional regulator produces MAQKTELPVITPTEEPAWKQRAVERSTRAAKLRAEQRVVQFLDAAQAIIAEKGSIDLTVQEVVDRSRQSLRSFYQHFSGKHELLLALFEDALNESARQIREASAVEPDPLGQLRITVHLLYEQSHSDRARQQRPLFTDFAPQLLVSHPTEVKVAHAPLLALITDMMTRAAAAGQLRPDLKPRRAAAMVMQTVMFLAQSNGVSEDENVHPITVEEVWDFCLSGFTGGIRST; encoded by the coding sequence ATGGCACAGAAGACGGAGCTGCCCGTGATCACGCCGACGGAAGAGCCGGCCTGGAAGCAGCGTGCCGTCGAGCGCTCGACCCGGGCGGCCAAGCTCCGGGCCGAGCAGCGTGTGGTCCAGTTCCTCGACGCGGCCCAAGCCATCATCGCCGAGAAGGGCTCGATAGACCTCACCGTGCAGGAGGTCGTCGATCGGTCGCGTCAGTCGCTGCGGAGCTTCTACCAGCATTTCAGCGGCAAGCACGAACTTCTGCTCGCCCTGTTCGAGGACGCCCTCAACGAGTCCGCCCGGCAGATCCGCGAGGCCTCCGCCGTGGAGCCCGACCCGCTGGGCCAGCTCCGGATCACCGTGCACCTGCTGTACGAGCAGAGCCACTCCGACCGGGCACGTCAGCAGCGGCCCCTGTTCACCGACTTCGCCCCGCAGCTGTTGGTCTCGCACCCGACCGAGGTCAAGGTCGCGCACGCGCCGCTGCTCGCCCTGATCACCGACATGATGACGAGGGCCGCCGCGGCCGGTCAGCTGCGCCCCGATCTCAAGCCGCGCCGCGCCGCCGCGATGGTGATGCAGACCGTCATGTTCCTGGCCCAGTCCAACGGGGTCTCCGAGGACGAGAACGTACATCCGATCACCGTCGAGGAAGTCTGGGATTTCTGCCTCAGCGGTTTCACCGGTGGTATCCGGAGCACCTGA
- the meaB gene encoding methylmalonyl Co-A mutase-associated GTPase MeaB, translated as MNILETVAAARAGSLRAVGRLLSQVEGAGRAEVLAALEPATARVIGVTGPPGAGKSTTIGALVGAYRERGLRVAVLAVDPSSPYSGGALLGDRIRMAAHTNDPDVLIRSLAARGHLGGLAAAVPAAVRVLANLAYDLVLVETVGVGQSEIEIAAVADPTIVVLTPGAGDAVQAAKAGLLEVADLLVVNKADRDGADQTVRDLHLEVDAPILTLVASKGEGLAALVEAIDAHHRADTLARRTARAHAQILSLAQTRLREHPDLGRLADEVANGRRDPYAAADLLIGGLPETT; from the coding sequence GTGAACATTCTGGAGACTGTGGCCGCCGCGCGCGCTGGTTCACTGCGCGCCGTCGGCCGGTTGCTGAGCCAGGTCGAGGGCGCCGGCCGTGCCGAGGTGCTGGCGGCCCTCGAACCGGCCACCGCCCGGGTGATCGGCGTGACGGGCCCGCCCGGCGCGGGGAAGTCGACCACGATCGGCGCGCTCGTCGGCGCCTACCGGGAGCGCGGCCTGCGGGTCGCGGTGCTCGCCGTCGACCCGTCCTCGCCCTACAGCGGCGGGGCGCTGCTCGGCGACCGGATCCGGATGGCCGCGCACACGAACGACCCCGACGTCCTCATCCGCTCGCTGGCCGCCCGCGGCCACCTGGGCGGGCTCGCCGCCGCCGTGCCGGCCGCCGTGCGGGTGCTCGCCAACCTGGCCTACGACCTGGTCCTGGTGGAGACGGTCGGGGTCGGCCAGTCCGAGATCGAGATCGCCGCCGTCGCCGACCCGACGATCGTCGTGCTGACGCCGGGCGCCGGTGACGCCGTCCAGGCGGCCAAGGCGGGCCTGCTGGAGGTCGCCGACCTGCTGGTCGTCAACAAGGCCGACCGCGACGGCGCCGACCAGACGGTGCGCGACCTGCACCTCGAGGTCGACGCCCCGATCCTCACCCTCGTCGCGTCGAAGGGGGAGGGCCTGGCCGCGCTGGTCGAGGCGATCGACGCCCATCACCGCGCCGACACTCTCGCCCGCCGGACGGCCCGGGCGCACGCCCAGATCCTCTCGCTGGCCCAGACCCGGCTGCGCGAGCACCCGGACCTCGGCCGGCTCGCCGACGAGGTGGCCAACGGCCGGCGTGACCCCTATGCGGCGGCCGATCTGCTGATCGGTGGCCTGCCCGAGACCACCTGA
- a CDS encoding class I adenylate-forming enzyme family protein: MSDRPALVFEEQRYSLERLDALTDGLATALAKHGVRAGERVALMASNRPEFVLAVRALWRLGAAIVLLSPSWRRAEIEHALAVTEPAHAVGDQDALAELLPMWHLDEPTGPGEGPFPAPDPHADALLVFSSGTTGLPKAARHTHASFAAAVGHWRDALGLTAADRIQITTPPSHILGLLNIVTALETGAWLRLHRRFDLELMLRSIETDRITVEMAVAPIALAMASHPTLESFDLSSLRYIMWGATPVTTSVAETVTRRTGVGWVPAYGASELPVIACNPLAGARLDSVGRAVPGVRLRVVSLETGLPVGPGATGEIQARAESLMAGYLPAEATADAFDDGWYRTGDVGDLDPDGWLRLTDRVKEMVKVRGFQIAPAEVEGVLHAHPAVADCAVFGLPDPADGEVLVAAVVTSTDTDTDTDTKVDPAELVAWVGERLASYKRPRRIEFVEEIPRLPSGKVLRRVLKERYGRTSDD, translated from the coding sequence GTGAGTGACCGCCCCGCGCTCGTCTTCGAGGAACAGCGGTACAGCCTCGAGCGACTCGACGCGCTGACGGACGGGCTGGCCACGGCGTTGGCGAAACATGGGGTCCGGGCGGGGGAACGCGTCGCGCTGATGGCCTCGAACCGGCCGGAGTTCGTGCTGGCCGTCCGGGCGCTCTGGCGACTGGGTGCGGCCATCGTACTGCTGAGCCCGTCCTGGAGGCGGGCCGAGATCGAGCACGCGCTGGCCGTCACCGAGCCCGCACACGCCGTCGGCGACCAGGACGCGCTGGCCGAGCTGCTGCCGATGTGGCACCTCGACGAGCCGACCGGCCCGGGGGAGGGGCCGTTCCCGGCGCCCGACCCGCACGCCGACGCGCTGCTGGTCTTCAGCTCCGGCACGACCGGCCTGCCGAAGGCAGCCCGGCACACGCACGCCTCCTTCGCCGCGGCCGTCGGGCACTGGCGTGACGCGCTGGGCCTCACCGCCGCGGACCGGATCCAGATCACCACCCCGCCCTCGCACATCCTCGGCCTGCTCAACATCGTCACCGCGCTGGAGACCGGTGCCTGGCTGCGGCTGCACCGCCGGTTCGACCTCGAGCTGATGCTGCGCTCGATCGAGACCGACCGGATCACCGTCGAGATGGCCGTCGCGCCGATCGCGCTGGCGATGGCCTCCCATCCGACGCTGGAGTCCTTCGACCTGTCGTCGCTGCGGTACATAATGTGGGGCGCGACGCCGGTGACGACCAGCGTCGCCGAGACTGTCACCAGGCGTACCGGCGTCGGCTGGGTGCCCGCCTACGGCGCCAGTGAGCTGCCGGTCATCGCCTGCAACCCGCTCGCGGGCGCCCGGCTCGACAGCGTCGGCCGGGCCGTGCCGGGCGTGCGGCTGCGGGTGGTGTCGCTGGAGACCGGCCTGCCGGTCGGCCCCGGCGCGACCGGCGAGATCCAGGCCCGCGCGGAGTCGCTGATGGCCGGCTACCTGCCCGCCGAGGCGACGGCGGACGCGTTCGACGACGGCTGGTACCGCACCGGCGACGTCGGCGACCTCGACCCGGACGGCTGGCTGCGCCTCACCGACCGGGTCAAGGAGATGGTCAAGGTGCGCGGCTTCCAGATCGCGCCCGCCGAGGTCGAGGGCGTGCTGCACGCCCACCCCGCGGTCGCAGACTGCGCCGTGTTCGGCCTGCCCGACCCGGCCGACGGCGAGGTGCTCGTCGCGGCCGTCGTGACGAGCACGGACACGGACACGGACACGGACACCAAGGTCGACCCGGCGGAGCTTGTCGCGTGGGTGGGCGAACGGCTCGCCTCCTACAAGCGGCCCCGCCGGATCGAGTTCGTGGAAGAAATCCCCCGCCTGCCCTCGGGCAAGGTACTGCGGCGAGTCCTCAAGGAGCGCTATGGACGTACGTCTGACGACTGA